The window TCGAATTTCATACAGTAAAAAGCGAATTAACCGGTGAAGATTATTTCGTTTACGATAGAAACAAGCCAGCAACTATTTCTATTCCGATGTTTAACAATTGTTTTCCCGAGAAAACAATTAAAGTTCCTGAAAGATATATTATTCCGGTTGAATACACAAATCTTATTCGGCTTTTGGAACTTCACAACTTCGAAATTGAATATCTTAAAAATGATCAGGAAATTGAAATAAGCACTTATAAGTTTAATGATGTGAGATTTAGAAATATGCCGAATGAAGGACATCAAATGTTGGGAGATTTCAAGATTGAAGAGATAAACAGAAAAGTACTATATCACTCCGGCTCAGCAATTGTAAATACATCACAAAACGGAGTCAGATTGTTAATGAGCATGTTGGAACCAGAAATAAATAGCTCTTTATTACGCTGGGGCTATTTCAACACAATTTTTCAACGTACCGAATATTATGAAGTTTATAAAATGGAACCAATGGCTTATCAAATGATTCAAACGGATAAAAAATTAGCAGAAGAGTATGAACTGTTTGTGAAAGAGAAAGAAGGTAAACGTACGCAAAGAGAAATACTTGACTGGTTTTACGAACGCTCACCATATTTTGATAAGAATTACATGATTTATCCCATAGGAAAAATGTAAGGTTTTTTCCTGACAAGTTGTATCAAACTCTCTTTTCTAAGGAGAATATCCTAGTTATCCAACATAAGTTTTGTATTATTTGTAATGAGCTTATTCACAAACTTTTACTAATAAAATTCTATTTCATATTTTTTTACTTCATTAGAAAGAGACGTTACCAAATTCAAAATCAAATACAACTCCCCGAAAAAGTAATTATCCTTTTTCAATAGCATCCACCGGATTAATTGTTGCTGCCCGCCAACTTTGAAACGAAACAGAAGCAAACGAAATCAGTAATACAATAAATCCGGCCAATACAAATATCCATAAGTCAAGTGACACCCGGTAGGCAAACCGCTCCAACCAACGATGCATAATATAATATGCCACAGGTACAGCGATTATAAAAGCCAAAGCAATATAGCGAATAAAATTCATATTGAGCATCCGGATTATTTCACCGACACTTGCTCCGTGTACTTTTCGAATACCGATTTCTTTAGTTCGTCGTCTTATAATAAATGCCATGAAAATAATCAATCCTAAATCGGCAATTAAAAAGCATAACAACGAAAAAATATACACCAATTGTTGAGCATTCATTTCATTGCGATACATATTGCCGAACAGATCTTTCATAAAAATATAATTTGGAGGATAATCGGGATTAACCTCATTCCAAACCTTTTCAAAAACGGCACGCGATTCCATAAAGCGGTCGGGAGCAAGCCGAGCCAAAATACAAAATTGGAACATGCGACGCTGCATCATCAGCAAAGGAATAGTTTCTTCGTATAATCCGGTATAATTAAAATCGTCAGTTACGCCAATAATAACACCCTGTCGAAAATAATCAATCGTACTGTGCTCAATACGCAGCATTTCGCCGATTGCTTCTTCGGGAGAACTAAATCCGAGAACGGCCAAAGCTTTACGATTAATAACATATTCTTCAATATTTTCCGAGTATTTTTGATATTGAAGCCGGTCAATAAACATCTCCATTTCGGTATAATAATCATATTTTGCAGGAGAAAAACCTTGTCCTGCAATTAAGTTGATGTTAAAAAACGGAAGAAAATCCTCTCCTGTAATCAGAATCGGCAATTGCTTCCAATCCGGATCATCTTCCCTTCTTACTTGTGTTACATCGCGTATTGCATCTCCTGGTAATTGAAACGATGTTGTGATAGATTCTATTTCCGTATGTTTCATCATTTCCGTTTTCAGTAAAGCAAAGTTTGTCATCACTTGTTCTGGCTGTTCAGCCATGACGAGAATAGTCCGATCATTTCCCCCGACTTGTGTATCTTTTACCAAATTCATCTGCTTATTAATACCAAAGGCAAGAATTACCACTATCATTACCACGGCATATTGTGCCGTTATCATATATTTAACATTAGAATACGAAAACCTGACAGGTTTCAAATCGTTATCAGTATTCAGAAATAACGTGTAGGAAATACCTTTTAGCGCCGGCATAAGAGATACAAAAACTACTGACAATAAAAATATCAAACATAACATAATTATGTCAATAACAGAAAATTGCACGAAAGTAAATCCGTGTGATAAAACGTAATATGCGACCAGTACACCTATAATAATTGATAATGTACTCATAAGCAATGCCGACAGAGTTTCTTTTTTTATTATCACAGAAGAAGAAGCTCCATGCAAGCGTAATATCTGATAATAACGACGGTTGTATGAAAAAATCAGGCTTGCGTTCAACCATAAATTAAAAAACACTACAATAAGTAAAAGTATATTTGCACCGATAATCAAATAAATATAATGAATGTTGCCGTTAACACTCATTTCTCTGAGATTATGACTATGAAGGTGTATGTCGGTCAGCGGCATCAATAATACTCTGGGCTGTGATTGCAGGTATATACCTTTTTCCGCGGTAAGTTCAGTTATTTTCTGTGCTAATGTATTGATATCCGTTTTATTTTTCAACAACAAGTACGTATAAGTATATAATTCCAAGTTGTCGGGACAATACAGTAAAATATCTGTATGAAAATGTGACGCTTCAGGAAAATCTTCAAAAATTCCTGAAATGAAAAAGGGTTGACTGTGTAATCTACGATTTTCAATCGAAATCTCGGACGATTGAACTTCTTCAAAGTTAAGGTCACCGAATAACTGCCGTGCAAAACTTTCGCTTATCAACACCTGATTTTCTCGTTGCAAAACTTCGTCTTTGTTGTCAAATAACAACGGAATATCAAACACATTTAAAAATTCACGATTTACCATATAGAAATCATTGACTATATGACGATCACCTTGATAAGTCAACACTGCAGTAGTAATATTGTACATTTTTACCGTTCGGTCTATTTCAGGTAATTCCCGCAATACATCATCAATAGCATTTCCATAGATGCGGCCATCAACAGACCCGTTGTCAAATTGCAAAGTCATACGTACGATGAGGTCAGCATTAGTGTGGTGGCGGTCGAAATTCAGTTCGTGTTTAATATATCCTGCCGAAATCAACAAACAAACAAGCATAATAGCTAATCCTGCAATATTTACTATACGCAGAAAAATATTATTTCCAAACTGTCTAAAAACATTCATCTTTAATATCTAAATATTTATTTATTACCTGACTTACTATTTACATAGTCTTTTAAAAATTCAACTTACAAATATAATATTAATTTTATTCCGCTTCAACATCGGTTATATGGCAATTTACTTTCTAAGTTGATTACCGTTTATTGACTGATAATGATGCAAAATCTTGTACTGATATCGATTCTGAACTGTACCATTAATATCAAAAGTAATGCTGCTTGCAAACATTTACGCTATTCATAGATATCTATTAACAGAGGAAAGATAATTTTAAACACATTTAAATTATCAATTCTAAATTGTTTATTAAATAAAAATGTTAATTATGAGAATTTTGTCATTTTATTTATGAATTATTTTATTTCTACGTTTATTATACTAAGGTGTTAAAAATCATTACTTCGTAATAAAATAACTGTACTTAAAAAAAGAAATAGTCAAAAATTTACATACTCCCTACAATTCTAAATTCTTTAGTACTTTTGTAAAATTTTAAACCATGAAGTTTACCGATTATATTTCGTTTAAACCCAGATTATTTACTTCTCTGAAAACTTACAATAAACAGAAGTTTTTCGCCGATTTATTATCCGGTGTTATTGTGGGAATAATTGCTTTACCTATGGCTATTGCATTTGGCATTGCTTCGGGAGTAAGTCCGGAGAAAGGAATAATTACAGCAATTGTTGCAGGTTTTTTAATTTCTTTCTTCGGGGGTTCCGATGTTCAAATAGGCGGACCAACCGGGGCGTTTATTGTAATTGTTTATGGAATAGTGCAGCAATTCGGTGAAACCGGATTAATTATTGCAACAATTATGGCCGGACTTATACTTCTTTTAATGGGATTTTTCAAGCTCGGTTCAGTAATAAAATTTATTCCTTACCCTATTGTTGTCGGCTTTACCAGCGGTATAGCTGTAACAATTTTTTCGACACAAATAAATGATTTTTTCGGATTAAAGATGACGGACATTCCATCTGATTTTATTCATAAATGGGGAGCTTATTTTCAAAACTTTTCGAACACAAACTTTGTGGAATTAGGCGTTGGCATTTTATCATTATTAATAATTATTTTCACGCCAAAACTTATAAAAAAGATTCCGGGATCATTAATCGCAATAATCGTTCTGACTATCATCGTTTTCTTTTTAAACAAATACAATATTTTCGGATTCGAAATTGAAACTATAGGAAACAGGTATGCAATTAATGCGAATTTACCGAGACCTATTACACCGAAAATAGATTTTGCCGCTATACAACAACTCTTACCGGCAGCTTTTTCTATTGCAATACTCGGCGCTATTGAAAGCTTGCTCTCAGCTACTGTTGCAGACGGTGTGCTCGGGACAAAACACGATTCAAACACTGAACTTATCGGACAAGGTATTGCAAATATAATTACTCCCCTCTTCGGTGGGATTCCCGCAACAGGAGCAATTGCCAGAACAATGGCAAATATAAACAACGGCGGCCGCACGCCTGTCGCCGGAATGATTCATGCGGTTATCTTACTTTTAATATTACTCTTTCTGGGAAGTCTCACAAAATATATTCCGATGGCTTGTTTAGCTGCAATATTAATTATTGTTGCATATAATATGAGCGAATGGAGAACATTCAAATCATTATTAAAAAATCCGCTTCACGATGTTATAGTTTTATTGCTAACTTTTTTCTTGACTGTGATTTTCGATTTAACAATAGCAATTCAATTCGGTTTATTGATAGCAGCTGTTTTATTTATGAAACGAGTTTACGATACTTCGAAAATATCCGTAATTACTAATGTTGTTGATATTAATCAAGAAATTGATGTAAAATCCAATGAAGAAAAATTAATTTTACCGGATGGTGTTGAAGTTTACGAAATAGACGGACCATTCTTCTTCGGAATTGCAAATAAACTGGAAGAAATGATGAAGCTAAGGGACGTAAAACCGAAAGTCCGTATCATCAGAATGCGTAAAGTACCGTTTATAGATTCCACCGGAATCCATAACTTAGAAACACTTTACAGGTCATCAAAAAATTCAAAAGTACAAATAATTTTATCCGGCGTTAATGATGATGTTCTAAAGGCATTAATTAATTCCGGTTTTGCTGATGAAATAGGTCGGGATAATATTTGTTCGCATATTGATGAGGCTGTCGTTAAAGCACGTTGGTTGGTTGAAAGCGAATAATAAACATTCTTAACATTATGAATATTAATATTTTTTAATAAAATTTATTTTCTTACAGAAAATTTTTAACATGAAATGGTAAACAGGTTTTGAATAGAATAAATCTAATCAAATAATAAAATCAATCTTATTCAATTATATGGGCACATCAACTATTTTTTCTTTGATCTTTTCAATAATTTATCTTTTATTGATTATCGGCACAATATTAATTGTTATTTCCGAAAATAGAAATCCCTCAAAAACAATCGCTTGGCTTCTACTTTTAGTTTTTCTACCGGCGATAGGAATTATCATGTATTTTATTTTCGGTCAGGATAGTAGAAATAAAAAATTTAAGGGCACTTCTTATCAGGACTTTTCAGACGAGCTTATTAATTCTCTTAGCGAATATCCGGAAAAACTTGATTTACGATCTAACAAAGAGAAAGTTAGAAAGGAATATCATACTTTAGTGGAATTATTAGAAAAGAGCGACAATTCTTGGATGACGTACGGGAATGATGTAGAAGTAATAACATTGGGAACGCGGAAATTCGAGTTACTTATAACAGACTTAGAAAGTGCACAAAATCATATTCATATGGAATATTTTTACTTTCGAAAAGATGAAACCGGTAAAAAAATCAGAGAAATATTGATGCGAAAAGCTTCGCAAGGTGTGGAAGTACGTTTTATTCATGAGAATGTTGCCAATATCGCAGTTTCGCCGCGATTTTATAATAAGATGAAAAAAGCCGGCGTAGAAGTTGTAAGATTTACAAAAAATAGGCTTTCATGGATAAGACGGCAATTGAATTTCCGTGATCACCGTAAAATTGTAATTATTGACGGTAAAGTCGGTTATTTAGGCGGAATGAATATAGGTAATGAATATGTTGATGATTGGAGAGATACTCATTTGCGAATTAAAGGTCAGGCTGTAAATGTTTTACAATCAACTTTTTTATACTATTTTTTCTGTTCGGGCGGAAAGAAAATTAAAAATTTCAATCCGTATTTTCCTCCTTATAATATTTATTCTGAAAATCTGATGCAAATTGTTCCGGAGTCACCTGCTTCAAAATGGCAATATTTACAGTTTTCAATGATTCATCTTATCAACATTACCCAGAAATACATTTACATTCAAACACCATATTATTTACCACCCGAACCATTATTGCAAGCATTACAAACCGCAGCTCTAAGAGGTGTAGATGTTCGAATAATGCTTTCTCATAAATCCGACTTTGCCTTTATGGATCCGGCAATTCATTCATATTATGAAGAATCGTTACAAGCAGGAATTAAAATTTTTGAACGGTTTGATAAATTTATGCATGCAAAATCTTTAGTTGCCGATGATTACATATCAATAATAGGTTCTGCAAATTTAGATTTTAGAAGTCTGGAGTTAAGTTTTGAAATTAACAGTTATATCTATGATGAAAATATTGCATTTCAAAACAAGCATATTTTTTTAAAAGAAATGGAATTATGTGAAGAATTATTTCTGGAAGAATGGATAAAACGTCCGTGGTATAAAAAATTAGCGGAATCGGTAATGAGATTGCTAAGTCCGTTGCTATAATTTTAAGTTTATTTCATTTAAACGACAAAAAACTATATTTACAAATTATTACCTCTTTATAAAATAAAATTAAATCATATTAAAAATGAAGACTCTATTTTTATCATCATTATTCATGGATGTAACGAATATTTTCCAAGAGTATGTTCAAGAAGATTTGAAGGGAAAAAGTATAACTTTTATTCCTACCGCAAGCATTCCAGAAACAATAAAATCTTATGTAATAAAAGCGAAGAAGGCTTTTGAAAAAATGGGATTAATTGTTGATGAACTGGAAATTACAGAATCATCAAAAGAAAAGATCGCGGAAAAACTCAAGCACAACAATTATATTTACGTTTCGGGAGGAAATACATTTTTTCTACTTCAGGAATTAAAAAGAAAAGAGGCTGATAAAATGATTATCGAACAGATTAATTCGGGAAAATTATATATCGGTGAATCAGCTGGTTCAATGATTTTATCACCGAACATTGAATATGTAAAAGATATGGATGATTGTACAATTGCCGAAGATTTAACCGATTTTTTCGCTTTAAATGTAATTGATTTCTATCCGGTTCCTCATCAAGGAAATTTTCCATTTGTGAAATCGGTAAAAAAAATCATTTCAAAATATGATTCGAAACTAAATCTGTGTGTGATAAACAATTCACAGGTAATTTCGGTCGAAGACAAAAAAATAAATATTTTATCAAAATAAATAATCAAAATTTAAATTATAATCAATTATGAAAAACAACATTAAATTATTACTATTCTGCGGAATTATCGCAACTTTTTCCGTAGCTTGCACATCATCAGGTAAAAACGACAAAGCGGTTTATGAAGGAAAAGATATAAGCAATGACGTTAGAATTCTGCGAGACAAAGTTACTAAAGAAGCAAGAATGGAAATTGATATTATCGGCGATTGGAATTTATATGCCGGAGAATCCGTGGAAACAATAGATTTCACAAAACCGGTTTTGATGGGAATTGCGGTTGGAACCTATCCTATTCCTTTAAAACAGGAAGATAGAAACAGAAGAATATATTTTCAATTAGTTACAGAAAATGCGAAAACTATTTTGGCCGAGCGGCACCTGCCGATGGAAGGCGGTTATAATTTTCGTGATATCGGCGGATATAAAACTTCTGATGATAATTACGTTTGCTGGGGAAAACTTTTTCGTTCCGATGATTTATCCAACTTAACGAAAACCGATTTAACTTATTTGTCAACTATTCCTATTAAAACAATTGTGGATTTCAGATCGGAAAGCGAAATTGAACAAGCGCCGGACAAAATTCCGCACGGAACAAAAAAACGTTTCGAAATAAATATTGAACCCGGAAATATTTTATCCGGTATTGACATGAATTTTACATCGCCAAATACTGCGGATACTTTGATGATGATAATGAATGAAACTTTTGTTCTTGATTCAACAATTATTGCTTCATATAAATATTTTTTCGAATTGATTCAAGATAATGAAAATATTCCATTAATTTACCATTGCTCAGCGGGGAAAGACCGAACAGGAATGGCAACTGCTCTGATTCTTTATTCGCTTGGAGTTCCTGAAGAAACCATTATGCATGATTATCTTTTATCTAATGTTTATTTGACAAACAAATACGAAACATACATAAAACAATATCCTGGAATGGCTTCCGTATTTACCGTTAAAGAAGAATTTTTACAAGCCGGAATTAGCAAGATAAAAGAGACTTACGGTTCTATCGAAAATTTTCTTCAAGAAGAGTTAGATGTAGATTTGAATAAGATGAAAAATATGTTTCTCTATTAATTGGTAATTAATCAAATAACAATTAACAAATAATAATTGAAGGATATAAATAAAAAAGGCGAATCTTATTGATTCGCCTATAATTAAGAAAACTAAAACTTATTGATATTACACACTAAGCTTTTACAACATGTTCACCGCCTTTTTTAATGGCGTCTTCATTAAGCGGAAGTAAATGATGATGTCTTGTTGGAATAGATTTTGCCAAACCTTTCATCACATTTTCCAATTTAACAACGGGGCGGATTTTTAAATAAGCGCCCAATACTATCATGTTGAAAATCTTAACGTTTCCCATTTCCGCCGCCAATTCGGTAGCATCAATTTTATAAACATTAATATCTTTACGTGTAGGTGGTTTTGTAATCCCGTTCGGATCATATAATAATACTCCGCCCGGTTTTACTGTAGATTCGAATTTATCCATAGAAGGTTGGTTGAGAATAATCGCAGTATCAAACTGATGCAGAACCGGTGAGCTAATTTGAGAATCACTCACAATTACAGTTACATTAGCTGTTCCACCACGCATTTCAGGACCGTAAGACGGCATCCAACAAACTTCAAGATCTTGCATAACACCGGAATAGGCAATAATTTTACCCATTGACAAAACACCTTGTCCGCCAAAACCGGCAATAATAATTTCTTCTGTCATAATTTTATATTTTTCCGGGTTTATTCTTTAATATATTGTTCATACTCGGAACCTTCAGGTTTTGTTGCATCCTTCAAGTCTCCTAATTGATAAAATTTAAACATATGGTCTTGCATCCATTTATTAGCTTTCACCGGATCTACTTTCCATCCTGAGTTACATGTAGAAACTACTTCAATAAAAGAAGTTCCGCGTTTTTCTTTTTGGTTTTCAAAAGCTTTTCTGATAGCTTTCTTTGTTTTACGAACTGCTGCTGCTGTCTCTACGGATTGACGAGTAACATAGCAAGTTCCCGGCAGTTGAGCAACCAATTCCGTCATTTTCATCGGATAACCGTTAAGTTCAACATCGCGTCCGTAAGGAGTAGTAGCTGTTTTCATACCAACTAAAGTTGTCGGAGCCATTTGTCCTCCGGTCATACCATAGATAGCATTATTAACAAAAATACAAACAATATCTTCTCCCCTGTTGCATGCGTGAAGAATTTCCGCTGCGCCGATAGAAGCCAAATCGCCGTCACCTTGATAAGTGAAAACGAATTTTTCAGGAAGTAAACGTTTGATAGCGGTACCTACAGCCGGAGCACGGCCGTGAGCTGCTTCTTGCCAGTCTATATCAATATAATTATAAGCAAAAACAGAGCAACCAACAGGCGAAACGCCGATAGTTTTTTCCTGGATATCCATTTCATCAATAACTTCAGCAATAAGTTTATGAATAACGCCATGGCTGCAACCAGGACAATAGTGCATTACATTGTCTAAAATCAATTTTGATTTTTTATAAACGATATTTTCTTCTTTGATAATATCTTTAAGTTCCATCTCTGTCATAATCTATCCTCCAATAATTTTAGTTTCAAAAGCTTCAAGTATTTCATCGGGTGAAGGGATGATACCGCCGTAACGGCCAGCCCATTCTACAGGAACTTTACATTCAACCGCGAGTTTAACATCCTCAATCATTTGACCGGCATTCATTTCAACACAAAGGATACCTTTTGTTTTAATACCGCGATCATGGATAACTTTAGTTGGGAAAGGATAAAGGGTAATCGGTCTGATTAATCCGACTTTGTGACCTTTAGCACGAGCCATTTCAATAGCTTTCTTACAAATTCTGGAAGCTAATCCGAAGGCAACAAAAAGATAATCCGCATCATCAACCATATATTCTTCGAAAAGAACTTCTTTCTGAATTTCTGCATATTTTTTCAGAAGTTCAATATTTCTTTTTTCCATTACAGAGGAATCAAGTTCAAGGGAAGTAACAACTCTATGGTTTTTACTACCGATAGTGCACCAATCACCGCATTGTTTTCTGATCTGTTCTTCAGTGCGGCGAGGAACAAAGTCATTAAGAACTACTTTTTCCATCATTTGACCGATAGCGCCGTCGGAAAGGATAACCGCCGGTGTACGATATTTAAATGCGAGGTCGAAAGCAAGAGTTACGAAATCATTCATTTCTTGCACTGAATTAGGAGCCAAAACAATAGCATGATAGTCCCCATGACCGCCACCTTTAACTGCCTGAAAATAATCGGCTTGTGAAGGTTGAATTGTTCCGAGACCCGGACCACCGCGTACCACATTAACAACTACACAAGGTAATTCGGCACCTGCAAGGTAAGACATACCTTCTTGCATCAAACTGAATCCAGGACTTGACGAAGAAGTCATAACCATTTTACCGCAGGCTGCACCTCCATAAACCATATTAATAGAGGCGACCTCACTTTCGGCTTGTAAAACAACCATTCCGGTTTCTTCCCAAGGCTTACGTAACATGAGGGTTTCCATAACTTCGGACTGAGGGGTAATAGGATAACCGAAATAACCGTCGACACCTGCACGGATAGCGGCTT is drawn from Bacteroidales bacterium and contains these coding sequences:
- a CDS encoding ABC transporter permease, producing the protein MNVFRQFGNNIFLRIVNIAGLAIMLVCLLISAGYIKHELNFDRHHTNADLIVRMTLQFDNGSVDGRIYGNAIDDVLRELPEIDRTVKMYNITTAVLTYQGDRHIVNDFYMVNREFLNVFDIPLLFDNKDEVLQRENQVLISESFARQLFGDLNFEEVQSSEISIENRRLHSQPFFISGIFEDFPEASHFHTDILLYCPDNLELYTYTYLLLKNKTDINTLAQKITELTAEKGIYLQSQPRVLLMPLTDIHLHSHNLREMSVNGNIHYIYLIIGANILLLIVVFFNLWLNASLIFSYNRRYYQILRLHGASSSVIIKKETLSALLMSTLSIIIGVLVAYYVLSHGFTFVQFSVIDIIMLCLIFLLSVVFVSLMPALKGISYTLFLNTDNDLKPVRFSYSNVKYMITAQYAVVMIVVILAFGINKQMNLVKDTQVGGNDRTILVMAEQPEQVMTNFALLKTEMMKHTEIESITTSFQLPGDAIRDVTQVRREDDPDWKQLPILITGEDFLPFFNINLIAGQGFSPAKYDYYTEMEMFIDRLQYQKYSENIEEYVINRKALAVLGFSSPEEAIGEMLRIEHSTIDYFRQGVIIGVTDDFNYTGLYEETIPLLMMQRRMFQFCILARLAPDRFMESRAVFEKVWNEVNPDYPPNYIFMKDLFGNMYRNEMNAQQLVYIFSLLCFLIADLGLIIFMAFIIRRRTKEIGIRKVHGASVGEIIRMLNMNFIRYIALAFIIAVPVAYYIMHRWLERFAYRVSLDLWIFVLAGFIVLLISFASVSFQSWRAATINPVDAIEKG
- the sulP gene encoding sulfate permease; translation: MKFTDYISFKPRLFTSLKTYNKQKFFADLLSGVIVGIIALPMAIAFGIASGVSPEKGIITAIVAGFLISFFGGSDVQIGGPTGAFIVIVYGIVQQFGETGLIIATIMAGLILLLMGFFKLGSVIKFIPYPIVVGFTSGIAVTIFSTQINDFFGLKMTDIPSDFIHKWGAYFQNFSNTNFVELGVGILSLLIIIFTPKLIKKIPGSLIAIIVLTIIVFFLNKYNIFGFEIETIGNRYAINANLPRPITPKIDFAAIQQLLPAAFSIAILGAIESLLSATVADGVLGTKHDSNTELIGQGIANIITPLFGGIPATGAIARTMANINNGGRTPVAGMIHAVILLLILLFLGSLTKYIPMACLAAILIIVAYNMSEWRTFKSLLKNPLHDVIVLLLTFFLTVIFDLTIAIQFGLLIAAVLFMKRVYDTSKISVITNVVDINQEIDVKSNEEKLILPDGVEVYEIDGPFFFGIANKLEEMMKLRDVKPKVRIIRMRKVPFIDSTGIHNLETLYRSSKNSKVQIILSGVNDDVLKALINSGFADEIGRDNICSHIDEAVVKARWLVESE
- the cls gene encoding cardiolipin synthase, which produces MGTSTIFSLIFSIIYLLLIIGTILIVISENRNPSKTIAWLLLLVFLPAIGIIMYFIFGQDSRNKKFKGTSYQDFSDELINSLSEYPEKLDLRSNKEKVRKEYHTLVELLEKSDNSWMTYGNDVEVITLGTRKFELLITDLESAQNHIHMEYFYFRKDETGKKIREILMRKASQGVEVRFIHENVANIAVSPRFYNKMKKAGVEVVRFTKNRLSWIRRQLNFRDHRKIVIIDGKVGYLGGMNIGNEYVDDWRDTHLRIKGQAVNVLQSTFLYYFFCSGGKKIKNFNPYFPPYNIYSENLMQIVPESPASKWQYLQFSMIHLINITQKYIYIQTPYYLPPEPLLQALQTAALRGVDVRIMLSHKSDFAFMDPAIHSYYEESLQAGIKIFERFDKFMHAKSLVADDYISIIGSANLDFRSLELSFEINSYIYDENIAFQNKHIFLKEMELCEELFLEEWIKRPWYKKLAESVMRLLSPLL
- a CDS encoding Type 1 glutamine amidotransferase-like domain-containing protein; this translates as MKTLFLSSLFMDVTNIFQEYVQEDLKGKSITFIPTASIPETIKSYVIKAKKAFEKMGLIVDELEITESSKEKIAEKLKHNNYIYVSGGNTFFLLQELKRKEADKMIIEQINSGKLYIGESAGSMILSPNIEYVKDMDDCTIAEDLTDFFALNVIDFYPVPHQGNFPFVKSVKKIISKYDSKLNLCVINNSQVISVEDKKINILSK
- a CDS encoding tyrosine-protein phosphatase, which translates into the protein MKNNIKLLLFCGIIATFSVACTSSGKNDKAVYEGKDISNDVRILRDKVTKEARMEIDIIGDWNLYAGESVETIDFTKPVLMGIAVGTYPIPLKQEDRNRRIYFQLVTENAKTILAERHLPMEGGYNFRDIGGYKTSDDNYVCWGKLFRSDDLSNLTKTDLTYLSTIPIKTIVDFRSESEIEQAPDKIPHGTKKRFEINIEPGNILSGIDMNFTSPNTADTLMMIMNETFVLDSTIIASYKYFFELIQDNENIPLIYHCSAGKDRTGMATALILYSLGVPEETIMHDYLLSNVYLTNKYETYIKQYPGMASVFTVKEEFLQAGISKIKETYGSIENFLQEELDVDLNKMKNMFLY
- a CDS encoding 2-oxoacid:acceptor oxidoreductase family protein, encoding MTEEIIIAGFGGQGVLSMGKIIAYSGVMQDLEVCWMPSYGPEMRGGTANVTVIVSDSQISSPVLHQFDTAIILNQPSMDKFESTVKPGGVLLYDPNGITKPPTRKDINVYKIDATELAAEMGNVKIFNMIVLGAYLKIRPVVKLENVMKGLAKSIPTRHHHLLPLNEDAIKKGGEHVVKA
- a CDS encoding 2-oxoglutarate oxidoreductase — translated: MELKDIIKEENIVYKKSKLILDNVMHYCPGCSHGVIHKLIAEVIDEMDIQEKTIGVSPVGCSVFAYNYIDIDWQEAAHGRAPAVGTAIKRLLPEKFVFTYQGDGDLASIGAAEILHACNRGEDIVCIFVNNAIYGMTGGQMAPTTLVGMKTATTPYGRDVELNGYPMKMTELVAQLPGTCYVTRQSVETAAAVRKTKKAIRKAFENQKEKRGTSFIEVVSTCNSGWKVDPVKANKWMQDHMFKFYQLGDLKDATKPEGSEYEQYIKE
- a CDS encoding 3-methyl-2-oxobutanoate dehydrogenase subunit VorB, which translates into the protein MMGELRLMKGNEVIAEAAIRAGVDGYFGYPITPQSEVMETLMLRKPWEETGMVVLQAESEVASINMVYGGAACGKMVMTSSSSPGFSLMQEGMSYLAGAELPCVVVNVVRGGPGLGTIQPSQADYFQAVKGGGHGDYHAIVLAPNSVQEMNDFVTLAFDLAFKYRTPAVILSDGAIGQMMEKVVLNDFVPRRTEEQIRKQCGDWCTIGSKNHRVVTSLELDSSVMEKRNIELLKKYAEIQKEVLFEEYMVDDADYLFVAFGLASRICKKAIEMARAKGHKVGLIRPITLYPFPTKVIHDRGIKTKGILCVEMNAGQMIEDVKLAVECKVPVEWAGRYGGIIPSPDEILEAFETKIIGG